The following nucleotide sequence is from Citrus sinensis cultivar Valencia sweet orange chromosome 6, DVS_A1.0, whole genome shotgun sequence.
CCATTTGTGTTATGTTAAttataagagtaatgatacacgtttcaacattgaaaaaaaaaatcgcgATTTACGTACTtcttaatttacaataatgataagaatatttcaaatttaaatcgAATCCTAATGTTATGTATcacttataatttatttacataatttatttgaacacATTATTGATAGTGCAAtgatgttttcaaattttaattatgatggGAGTAAATTAAAGTATACCGTAACTTGAGGGGATaaagtgaaattttacaaaattaattaataaaattatctgtTATTCATTGTCTCgctatttttttcctttaaacaaaaacaaaaaccaaaaaaccaCTGAGTACTTTTTCATTGTTCCATCGCAATTTTGCCTATAGTGAGCATTTGTTGCTTTCTTTTGGGCTGAAGAACTTCTttcacgttaaaaataaaataaatgaaatccAGGCCAACATTAATTTCAAGAAGATACAACCGTCTTTTAAAAGgcaaatgctaagttacaattattataacttaCATCTTTAATGTAAATCATACAAATTTTCacgttaaaaaataaaataaatgagatcCAGGCCAACATTAATTTCAAGAAGAGACAACCATCTCTTAGAAGgcaaatgctaagttacaattattataacttaCACCTCTAATGTAAACCACATAAATTATGAATCCTACAATTTTGTGTGATTCACATAAAAAGTGTAAATTACAATGATTATAACTTAAAGGTCCCCTCTTAGAAATATCATGTGAGTTTTGTTATAAgtagttaattattaaattgtataaaaGTGGGTCCGATATAAAAATTacgaacttaatttatttttgacttGTCTTCCTTTTCCTACGGGCAGTGGCACCTTGATAATGAGAGTAGAAAGCATTTAAAGTGATAGTGGACCTTGAGTCCTTGAGTAGTTTCTAGTTTCTATCAATAGAAAAATGCTACACTAGGATTTTTTGCGCATTAACAATAAGCTAAAATTGGGATTTAAGTTgacattaatttcaataagagACATCATTGAGATCATGTTTTACAAAAGTCTCTCGAAAAtatcatatatttaattataagttagttaattattagttCACATAGTAACAGGGTTCTcgagaattttttattataatatattattttacaaatttattaaattattaatttagcaCCTTGCCCCAAATCAAATCGAAACTAATCAAATCTATTGTGAAATcaaagttattaatttataaatttgttgaGATTTAACTGTAAATTAGTTCTGTCTACTAACAATATATTTAGCTAAATGGTACAATGGGGCAGCCTttgaaacttcaaaataaGCAAGCTCTTTAGTGGCTTGAGAGAATAACTCCTCTGCAAATTTCTTCGCATTCTCAATACCCATCAGCTTTGGATACGTGGCCTTATCACTCACCAAATCTTTTCCTGCCGTCTTCCCTAACACTGTAGATGACTTAGTCACATCTAAAATATCATCCACCACTTGAAATAATAATCCTATACACCTTGCATAATTTCTAACTCTTTCTATTTCAATCACATTTCCTCCTCCGATTATCACTCCGCAAACAACAGATGCCTCTAAAAGCTTCGCGGTTTTGTGCACATGAATGTACTCCAATTCACTCAAACTCACATCCTTTCCTTCACTGTCAAGGTCAGTAACTTGTCCTTTCAGGAGCCCTTCTGCTCCAAGTGCGGAACCCAGCTCCGTAATGGCTCGAACCACGCGGTCAGTTGACACACCGACGGTCTTGGCTGCTACATGTTCAAAAGCAAGGGCAAGCAGAGCATCACCTGCAAGAATTGCTGTTGGTTCACCAAAGACTTTGTGATTTGTAGGCTTTCCTCGTCTAAGATCATCGTTGTCCAGTGCAGGGAGATCATCATGAATGAGGGACATCGTGTGAGTCATCTCTAGTGCACAAGCCATTGGCATCACCAAGGACTCATCTCCTCCTACTAATTCGCATGAAGCAATGCATAGAACAGGACGGATACGCTTGCCTCCAGCAAGAAGAGAGTATCTCATGGCCTCGTGTATTTTTTCTGGATGTTGCATGGGCAATGCCTCATCTAATGCTTTGTCCACTTTTTTCGACTTGCTGGTCATGTATTCTTCAAACTGGAAAGTTGGTAGAGCTATCTTTACCGGCTTGAGGTTCATGATCGATTCTGCACCCTGGGATGGTTTTACCGAAGCTAAGTTTTCAGCGTGGCAGGCGTTATTTTTCATGGGAAAGGGTTTCATGTTCGGAAATGGGATCATAAAGGGcattttgaaataattgagTGGGGAGTTCTTGAGGAGAGCTGAATGGGTACAGCTAGGAATTGTTGCTGAGAAGGCCATGGAAACAAGATTTTGTGATCTTAATTTTCTTGATGAGAATGGCGCCTCTTCATATTTATAGAAAGCAAGGGAACTGATACTTGTAGAATAAAttgtacaattaatttttttaacaaaaatcaCGGCTCGAAAAATAGCAATGGATAAGTCCTGCGTTGTTGGGTGCCAAAAGTTGACTTATCATTTAAAACCTTGATAAATAAGTACATCTACCTTGATTTGGTCATATTAGTCTTATTGATTAATAGTTGTGTTAAATTGATAGCAATAATAACATCATTGTaaacctttaaaaaataaaaataagatccTTCTAAGATTTGCCGAATGAGCAATGACTCTCCTTATTGTTAGGAGGATTCCTTGTTGCGgctgtattttataaatgaaagcaATGTTAGGAACTTCAAAATCTAAATCTCAATTTGAGTCATAAATCTTAATGTAGCATTCATTCAATCAATGGTGATTTAGTACTTTTAGAAACTATAAAATCCATCATTTAACAAATGAGTAAAATATAGTTGACAAATACTCATTTAATCCTTATATTCTGgacaaaatatatgtttagttcctatattttaaaagtactTCATAAATCTTAATGTagcattcattcattcaatggtgatttagtaattttagaaactataaaatccatcatttaataaatgagtaaaatATAGTTGACAAATGCTCATTTAATCCTTATATTATGgacaaaatatatgtttagttcctatattttaaaagtaccTCAAAACACCAAGTGTTAAATATGTTACACTTATaccttaatttttcttaagttttacaataatacaattgcaacaatatttttaaggacattttattaatttatccataAACAACTAATTAAgtaatacttaattaaattatccaataataatttattagcaaattaaccaataattagcaatttttttaaaggtaaagagggggggggggggggggggggcaagcctaatacatattttaccccCTTACCACCCCAAAAATCGAACTTGGGTTCTAATAGAGGCTACAGCTGCACTGCAATCAACCCGACCACACCCTTAGGGGccaataattattagtttgaAAGAACTAGTATTTTTCATATCCTCCAAACAATCTtgtcaataattatttataaataaattaaaaccagCCAACTTGAAGTAATATTCAATACAGTTGCAATAATAGtgctaataattatttataaaaaaagtttagCAAAATAATCCTAAAagtgacaaaaaaatttacatttatttttattttacttttagagttaatttgttaattaaattttttatacataagttaattaatgtccctaaaaatatcattgcaaggatattattagaaaagttaAGAAAAAGTATACTCAACCGTTAACATATTTAACACTAGAAGTGTCTTAAGgtgcttttaaaaatataataattaaataagtatttaatccaaaatataagaactaaataAGCATTTATTTGGAACATAACATTGTGATTCAAATGTTGAGattcttaatattattatttataaattaactaattaatatgaAGCCATAATAAaagctatttttttaatacatcaAAACATGTAAACAACcctatttattttgattaaaagaGAATAACACACAATATagtagagctggcaaaatttgaTATGATCGAATTACTTAACATAAACACAACACGAATAAATAGGTATGAATGATCAAATTTcacttaattattaaatgggctGGTTCGAGTCCGACACGATTTTTTCTCTTGTCAGATTAGGGTTAaagttttttattcatttaccTGATGACTCATTTCCCGTGTTAGATTATGTTTAAAACCGTgtggttttaaagttttctcaGACTTTttcgcactttaaaattccgAACCAGAAgactattataaattttttattttttttttcatgtcgGGCTAgagtttcaatattttaacatgacTATTGAATAGATTGAGTTTGAGATCACTTAAATTTGACACAATATGAACACGACTACATGGCTCGTTTTGCTAGCTCtacattataatattatacaaCAATGAAGACATTTCATgtgaaaacatattttaaatacaaaacacaCATTTTACGGCAATAATTTCAAGACATTTCACATGAacttatattttacaaaagcTTCATACAAGAAGCAacatcaaaaatattttttttataaaagattctagacacacacacatgtaCATTATGAATCtaactttaaattaattaattattaatttatatagtaATTGACCTATATAGAAAAGTTGTGGCTGTTGAAAACAACCTTTAAATTGAATAAGTAAAAGTatttagttgatttttttcctgCAGTATGGTGCTAATTTTGTATTACTATTTAATTGTatcgttttctttttctctacaGTAggtttaattcaaaaaattattttttcttaaaaaatataataaaacctcaataaattaataatctcgatcaaataaattttttttttatttctaacaTGGAGCCAACATGCTAAATTAAtacttcaataaatttataagataatatattttataaaatcctTGTAACTTCATATAAGACCCAATTACTACTTATTTACTAATATGcatataaatgtataaaaataatcgATACTAACAAGTCAATAATACAAAGATAATCAATATTTATGTGCTAGGTATATAGAAACAATCAATTTCtaacatgaaaataatataaagatcAATGAAATACTGGCTAAAAGGTTGAAGAAATCACGTGTTGCAAGGGATGTGATCGAATGGCCCACACTAGATCAAGCTCCtgtgttgttttttttttttttttttttttgaagagaaGCTCCTGTGTTGTTAACATCACATATATTTGATTCGTTGGGGTGAGCTAGTTTTCATTCGACTCCTTCACAtatataaagataattaacaTTTACGTGTTTTGTGTAAATATTATAGAGATGGGTGAGCTATTTTCgttgtaaatatttgtttacaaaatactaaaatatatgtttacgAAATTGGAAACAGGGTCCCGAACATTATAAAGTCTGGAATTCTTGGAAGGAGAAATATTTCGTATCGAGATAGTCAATATTTACAAGCCTATAATGTAGAGATAGTCAATATGCACATGCCATTGATAT
It contains:
- the LOC102629106 gene encoding geranylgeranyl pyrophosphate synthase 7, chloroplastic-like — encoded protein: MAFSATIPSCTHSALLKNSPLNYFKMPFMIPFPNMKPFPMKNNACHAENLASVKPSQGAESIMNLKPVKIALPTFQFEEYMTSKSKKVDKALDEALPMQHPEKIHEAMRYSLLAGGKRIRPVLCIASCELVGGDESLVMPMACALEMTHTMSLIHDDLPALDNDDLRRGKPTNHKVFGEPTAILAGDALLALAFEHVAAKTVGVSTDRVVRAITELGSALGAEGLLKGQVTDLDSEGKDVSLSELEYIHVHKTAKLLEASVVCGVIIGGGNVIEIERVRNYARCIGLLFQVVDDILDVTKSSTVLGKTAGKDLVSDKATYPKLMGIENAKKFAEELFSQATKELAYFEVSKAAPLYHLAKYIVSRQN